In Endozoicomonas sp. GU-1, one DNA window encodes the following:
- a CDS encoding IS4/Tn5 family transposase DNA-binding protein → MSDTFKYSDLDDKRRTKRLTHVAAELAAHTGSSLASSAF, encoded by the coding sequence ATTTCCGATACTTTCAAGTACTCAGACTTAGATGATAAACGTCGTACAAAAAGATTAACTCATGTAGCCGCTGAATTGGCTGCCCACACGGGTTCCTCTTTAGCCTCCTCTGCTTTTTGA
- a CDS encoding HNH endonuclease, with protein MVTTQVTQYQRDPKVKAWVLKEANGYCECCDSEAPFLNADGEPFLEVHHLRHLADGGSDRVTNAIALCPNCHREFHYGQSITTKLVALYAKHSRLIRE; from the coding sequence ATTGTTACTACTCAAGTAACCCAGTACCAGCGAGACCCAAAAGTAAAAGCCTGGGTTCTTAAAGAAGCAAATGGCTACTGTGAGTGCTGTGACAGTGAAGCTCCGTTTCTCAATGCTGATGGTGAACCTTTTTTGGAAGTACATCATTTGAGACACTTGGCAGATGGAGGGTCCGATAGGGTAACTAACGCCATAGCCTTATGCCCTAACTGCCATCGAGAATTTCATTACGGTCAGTCTATAACTACCAAACTGGTAGCTTTGTATGCTAAGCACAGCCGACTTATCCGCGAGTAA
- a CDS encoding ankyrin repeat domain-containing protein: MNGTGGVINLPPENISPGPMYESDKASAVPEFTESASKFLKSAEVGAFLDNARAVAAELLTPDDRLVDSWNLPHQLTPLHIACLAKDRVLFKAALADPQCWKIIDQCTSAIDVDELAITKDDKKMPAMNGDTPLHFALLNSWNEGALKLIHELSAAGKINNTVNNTGSSLLSLAAAYGSLDVVSELCNCLRREFSLVYFDDYLMHSTDSQSSLLHLATQQQNPKVFEYLLENQLNATGGSTLLQLNNDGKTPADLIKEVLLDIRRVALESDGNVKRLIYAKQLEDDQAKALEDYKSQLDRNDSYTQKYFEDLGYPDGPWQKFYMEKKHEGKQDQSPETSTWTFPCNLV, from the coding sequence ATGAATGGTACTGGTGGTGTAATTAATCTGCCCCCGGAGAATATCAGCCCGGGTCCCATGTATGAATCTGATAAGGCATCAGCGGTGCCTGAGTTCACTGAGTCGGCGAGCAAGTTTCTGAAGTCTGCAGAGGTAGGGGCGTTTCTTGACAACGCCAGGGCCGTTGCCGCCGAGCTGCTTACCCCCGATGATCGTCTGGTGGATAGCTGGAACCTTCCCCATCAGCTTACTCCGCTCCACATTGCCTGCCTGGCAAAGGATAGGGTGCTGTTTAAGGCAGCACTTGCTGACCCTCAATGTTGGAAGATCATCGATCAATGCACCTCCGCAATTGATGTGGACGAACTGGCAATTACCAAGGATGATAAGAAAATGCCTGCCATGAACGGTGACACTCCTTTGCATTTTGCCCTGTTAAACAGCTGGAATGAGGGTGCTTTAAAATTAATTCACGAACTGTCAGCTGCTGGAAAAATCAATAATACGGTAAATAATACCGGCAGTAGTTTACTAAGCCTGGCCGCTGCGTATGGCAGCCTGGATGTGGTGTCCGAGCTTTGTAACTGTCTCAGGCGAGAGTTTAGCCTGGTTTACTTTGACGACTATCTGATGCACAGCACAGACAGCCAGAGCAGTCTGCTGCATCTCGCTACACAGCAACAAAATCCGAAGGTCTTTGAGTATCTGCTGGAAAATCAGCTGAACGCCACTGGTGGGTCAACACTGTTGCAGCTGAATAATGACGGGAAGACGCCAGCTGACCTGATTAAGGAGGTGTTGCTTGATATTCGCAGAGTTGCCCTGGAATCGGATGGTAATGTCAAGAGGTTAATCTATGCAAAGCAGCTAGAAGATGATCAGGCCAAAGCATTGGAAGACTATAAGAGTCAATTGGATAGAAATGATAGTTATACACAAAAATATTTTGAGGACCTCGGCTATCCTGATGGTCCCTGGCAAAAGTTTTATATGGAGAAAAAACACGAGGGCAAGCAGGATCAGTCACCTGAAACTTCCACTTGGACGTTCCCATGTAATCTGGTCTGA